The following are from one region of the Aspergillus luchuensis IFO 4308 DNA, chromosome 4, nearly complete sequence genome:
- a CDS encoding 60S ribosomal protein uL4 (BUSCO:EOG0926354S;~COG:J;~EggNog:ENOG410PGJW;~InterPro:IPR002136,IPR013000,IPR025755,IPR023574;~PFAM:PF14374,PF00573;~antiSMASH:Cluster_4.7;~go_component: GO:0005840 - ribosome [Evidence IEA];~go_function: GO:0003735 - structural constituent of ribosome [Evidence IEA];~go_process: GO:0006412 - translation [Evidence IEA]) translates to MLDLQPRTTTTTTLPSTKMASRPTVTIAGADGKPTGATYPLPAVFASPIRLDVVQQVHTGMAKNKRQPYAVSEKAGEQTSAESWGTGRAVARIPRVSGGGTHRAGQAAFGNQCRSGRMFAPTKVWRKWHQKVNVGQRRFATASALAASSVPSLLFARGHRVANVPEVPLVVDSKTFENSAVTKTKAAVALLQAVGAGADLVKVQKSRKMRAGKGKLRNRRFRQRRGPLVVYNPEVDGKDLVRAFRNIPGVETSSVFSLNLLQLAPGGHLGRFIVWSSAAFEALDKVYGTTTTASALKKDYLLPQNVVANADLARLINSSEIQSVLRAPKGEARTKRTNIQKKNPLRNKQVMLRLNPYAAAFSKEKLGQQAVESAKPERASKDFLNTLYEA, encoded by the exons ATGCTCGATCTCCAACCTCGAACGACGACAACGACCACCCTACCGTCGACAAAAATGGCGTCTCGTCCTACCGTCACCATCGCCGGCGCTGATGGCAAGCCCACGGGGGCTACCTACCCCCTCCCGGCTGTTTTCGCCTCCCCCATCCGTCTTGATGTTGTCCA GCAGGTGCACACCGGTATggccaagaacaagagacAGCCCTACGCTGTGAGCGAGAAGGCTGGTGAACAGACCTCTGCTGAGTCCTGGGGTACCG GTCGCGCTGTCGCTCGTATCCCCCGTGTCTCCGGTGGTGGTACTCACCGTGCCGGTCAGGCCGCTTTCGGTAACCAGTGCCGTTCCGGTCGTATGTTCGCCCCTACCAAGGTCTGGCGCAAGTGGCACCAGAAGGTCAACGTTGGCCAGAG ACGTTTCGCTACTGCCTCTGCCCTCGCTGCTTCTTCcgttccttctcttctgttCGCTCGCGGTCACCGCGTTGCCAACGTTCCTGAGGTCCCTCTGGTCGTTGACTCCAAGACCTTCGAGAACTCCGCTGTTACCAAGACCAAGGCCGCCGTTGCCCTCCTCCAGGCCGTCGGTGCCGGTGCCGACCTCGTCAAGGTCCAGAAGTCCCGCAAGATGCGTGCCGGTAAGGGTAAGCTGAGGAACCGCCGCTTCCGCCAGCGCCGCGGTCCTCTGGTTGTCTACAACCCCGAGGTTGATGGCAAGGACCTTGTCCGTGCCTTCCGCAACATCCCCGGTGTTGAGacctcctccgtcttctccctcaacctcctccagctcgcccCCGGTGGTCACCTCGGTCGCTTCATCGTCTGGTCCTCCGCTGCTTTCGAGGCCCTCGACAAGGTCtacggcaccaccaccaccgcctccgccCTCAAGAAGGACTacctccttccccagaaCGTTGTTGCCAACGCCGACCTGGCCCGTCTCATCAACTCTTCTGAGATCCAGTCCGTCCTCCGCGCCCCCAAGGGTGAGGCTCGCACCAAGCGCACCAAcatccagaagaagaaccctCTCCGCAACAAGCAGGTCATGCTCCGTCTCAACCCTTACGCTGCTGCTTTCTCCAAGGAGAAGCTCGGCCAGCAGGCCGTTGAGTCTGCTAAGCCCGAGCGCGCTTCCAAGGacttcctcaacaccctctACGAGGCGTAA